Genomic window (Gelria sp. Kuro-4):
TGGAGCTGCCGCCCGGCCACTACTACTACTTCCAAGTGGTAGGCCTGCCGGTCTACAGCACCGCCGGCGAATACCTGGGGCGGGTGAGCCGGATTATAGATCTTCCCAGCAACGACGTTTACGTGGTGGAAGATGAAACCGGCCGTGAGCTTCTTCTTCCCGCCACGCATGAGGTGGTTAAGAAGATCGACCTTCCGGGGCAGCGCATCGAGGTGGAACTCCTGCCCGGGCTGCGCTGAAGGAGGGAAAGATGTGCGCCTGGATATTCTTACGCTCTTCCCGCGCATGTTCGCCGGTCCCTTTGACGAGAGCATCATCAAACGGGCGCGGGAAAAGGGACTGGTTGAGCTTAGGGTCGCCGACATCCGGGACTGGAGTACCGACAAGCACCGCGCTGTCGATGACTATCCCTTCGGGGGCGGCGACGGTATGGTGCTCCAGGTAGAGCCCATTGCCCGCGCGGTGCGGGCGCTGGCTGCGACCGGCGGGGCCCGGGTGATCCTAACGAGTCCCCAGGGCCGGCTGTTCACGCAGGCCATGGCTTGGGAGTTGGCGCGCGAAGAGCACATCATCATCATCTGCGGCCATTATGAAGGCGTGGATGAGCGCGTGCGGGAAGCGCTGGTGACGGACGAGATTTCCGTGGGGGATTTTGTGCTCACCGGGGGCGAAATACCGGCGCTCCTCATCGCCGACGCGGTGATTCGTCTGCTCCCGGGAGCTTTAGGAGCGGAAGAGGGCGCGGTCGAAGACTCCTTCAGCAGCGGGCTCCTGGAGTACCCGCAGTACACCCGGCCTGAGGTGTGGGAAGGACGGTGGGTGCCGCCGGTGCTGCTTTCCGGCAATCATGAAGATATTCGCCTGTGGCGGCGGCGCGAGGCCCTGGCGCGCACGCTCAAGCGGCGGCCTGATCTTCTGGCGCAGGCGAGGCTGAGCGACGAGGACCTGAGGTTGCTTGCCGAAATCGAGCGGGAGCGGGAGCGCGGCCGGGAATAGTTGTTTTGGCCCGGCGGACATGGTATAATAACCTTTGTTCTATGCTCAGAAGCGGCGGTGTATGGCTGGTCAAAGCCCGAGCCGAGGCGGAGAGAAAGGAGGCGGAAGGGATGGACCTTTTACAATCGCTGGAACGAGAGCAGATGCGGACGGACATACCGGACTTCGGGCCTGGGGATACTGTTCGTGTGCACGTTAAGGTAGTCGAAGGCAACCGCGAACGCATTCAGGTGTTCGAGGGGACGGTCATCGGTCGCCGGGGGAAAGGGTCCCAGGAGACATTCACCGTACGGCGCGTTTCTTACGGCGTGGGGGTCGAGCGTATTTTTCCGGTCCACTCGCGGCGGGTCGAAAAGATCGAAGTGGTCCGCAAGGGCGAAGTGCGCAGGGCGAAGCTTTACTACCTGCGCAACCTGCGCGGTAAAGCAGCGCGAATCAAGGAGAAGCGAAGCTAAGCGGGGGACTGCAAAGTCCCTGCTTTCGTTATGCCGGCCCGCTGCGCGTCCAAGGCGGGCCGGTGGGCCGGCCGCGGCCGCACCGGGTTGGGGAGGGGTAAGGTGTGGAAAAAATGCACAAGGTGCTGTGGGAGTATATTCAGAGCATCCTCCTGGCATTTGCTTTGGCACTTTTTATCATAACCTTCGTGGTACAATCCTTCATTGTTACCGGTCCCTCGATGGAGCCGACCCTGCACAGCGGTGAACGCCTGCTGATCAATAAGTTCATCTACCGGTTCACCCAGCCTAAACCGGGCGATATTGTC
Coding sequences:
- the rplS gene encoding 50S ribosomal protein L19 yields the protein MDLLQSLEREQMRTDIPDFGPGDTVRVHVKVVEGNRERIQVFEGTVIGRRGKGSQETFTVRRVSYGVGVERIFPVHSRRVEKIEVVRKGEVRRAKLYYLRNLRGKAARIKEKRS
- the trmD gene encoding tRNA (guanosine(37)-N1)-methyltransferase TrmD; this encodes MRLDILTLFPRMFAGPFDESIIKRAREKGLVELRVADIRDWSTDKHRAVDDYPFGGGDGMVLQVEPIARAVRALAATGGARVILTSPQGRLFTQAMAWELAREEHIIIICGHYEGVDERVREALVTDEISVGDFVLTGGEIPALLIADAVIRLLPGALGAEEGAVEDSFSSGLLEYPQYTRPEVWEGRWVPPVLLSGNHEDIRLWRRREALARTLKRRPDLLAQARLSDEDLRLLAEIERERERGRE